The following coding sequences lie in one Aspergillus puulaauensis MK2 DNA, chromosome 3, nearly complete sequence genomic window:
- the spb4 gene encoding ATP-dependent RNA helicase SPB4 (COG:A;~EggNog:ENOG410PIRE;~InterPro:IPR025313,IPR027417,IPR001650,IPR014014, IPR014001,IPR011545,IPR000629;~PFAM:PF00270,PF00271,PF13959;~go_function: GO:0003676 - nucleic acid binding [Evidence IEA];~go_function: GO:0004386 - helicase activity [Evidence IEA];~go_function: GO:0005524 - ATP binding [Evidence IEA]) has protein sequence MAPKPPSSTSSRAWDGVNPPLSGWVLDAVSSMGFTRMTPVQASAIPLFMAHKDVVVEAVTGSGKTLSFLIPVVEKLLRLEEPIKKHHVGAIIVSPTRELASQIYSVLLSVLAFHPPSASSIKPSETDEDAPRTKYSSSTLKVVPQLLLGGATTPAEDLSSFLKHSPNLLVATPGRLLELLSSPHVHCPQSSFEMLVLDEADRLLDLGFKETLQNILRRLPKQRRTGLFSASVSEAVDQIVRVGLRNPVKVVVKVKGGSGVDDKRTPASLQMTYLTVPPIHKFSALKHILNSVQPTPSKSIFFVSTCSGVDYFSAILPLILGDDFQLVPLHGKHQANVRQKNFNRFVNALTPAILLTTDVASRGLDIPSVDLVVQVDPPSDPKTFIHRCGRAGRAGRRGLSVVLLHPGREEDYVSFLEVRKTPVAPFPQPITFLDTDAAAATEVARKAARADRAVHDRGQKAFVSWLRSYSKHQASSIFRVADLDWEGLGKAWGLLKLPKMPELRNFSGDRTLGVDMDWDTYSYKDKQREKRRLEVLQETAENGPQQQETNKKRPNDSVSWSNNAENKNKKAKRRDQKQVRQEKKRWEKMTDEEKKKAEDTEQMVEQIKAKNEEQRQLKRAAAKSNKDVNADGDEEFEGFD, from the exons ATGGCCCCTAAACCTCCGTCGAGCACTTCATCCCGGGCCTGGGATGGTGTGAATCCACCGCTGTCCGGATGGGTGCTTGACGCTGTCTCCTCAATGGGGTTCACTCGAATGACCCCGGTTCAAGCATCTGCCATTCCCCTCTTTATGGCTCACAAAGATGTCGTTGTCGAAGCTGTTACTGGTAGTGGAAAGAcactttcttttctgatTCCAGTTGTGGAGAAGCTGTTGCGCCTAGAAGAGCCCATCAAAAAACATCACGTCGGCGCCATCATCGTTTCCCCAACCAG AGAACTTGCATCGCAGATATACAGCGTACTGTTATCAGTACTTGCATTCCATCCACCATCAGCTTCTTCAATCAAGCCTTCCGAAACCGACGAAGACGCTCCGCGTACGAAATACTCTTCGTCGACACTCAAGGTCGTTccacagctcctcctcggggGTGCAACCACTCCTGCGGAGGATCTTAGCAGTTTCTTGAAACACTCTCCGAATCTTTTGGTGGCTACACCAGGTAGACTTTTGGAGTTACTATCATCCCCCCACGTACACTGCCCGCAATCGTCCTTCGAGATGCTCGTCTTGGACGAGGCAGACCGGCTGTTGGATCTCGGATTCAAGGAAACTCTACAAAACATCTTGCGCAGACTTCCAAAGCAAAGGCGAACAGGGTTGTTCAGTGCTAGTGTGAGCGAGGCTGTCGATCAGATCGTCCGTGTAGGACTGCGCAACCCTGTCAAGGTGGTagtcaaggtcaagggtgGATCCGGAGTTGATGATAAGCGTACCCCGGCCAG CCTTCAAATGACTTATTTAACCGTTCCCCCTATTCATAAATTTTCCGCCTTGAAACACATCTTAAATTCCGTGCAACCGACTCCGTCAAAATCAATATTCTTCGTGTCAACATGCTCCGGTGTCGACTATTTCTCCGCAATTCTTCCATTAATACTGGGTGACGATTTCCAACTCGTACCACTTCACGGCAAACACCAGGCAAATGTGCGCCAAAAGAATTTCAACCGTTTTGTAAATGCCCTTACCCCAGCTATACTTCTCACTACGGATGTTGCTTCGCGAGGTCTAGATATCCCATCAGTTGATCTCGTCGTCCAAGTCGACCCTCCTTCAGACCCAAAGACCTTTATCCATCGTTGCGGTCGTGCTGGTAGGGCCGGCCGTAGGGGTCTTAGTGTGGTCCTATTGCATCCGGGTAGAGAAGAGGATTATGTTTCCTTCCTAGAAGTACGGAAGACTCCGGTCGCTCCGTTCCCTCAACCCATCACTTTTTTGGACACTGATGCCGCGGCAGCTACAGAGGTTGCCCGGAAGGCAGCACGGGCAGACCGTGCGGTGCATGACCGAGGACAAAAAGCTTTTGTTAGTTGGTTGAGGAGCTATAGTAAACATCAAGCCAGCAGCATCTTCCGTGTCGCGGACTTGGACTGGGAGGGCCTGGGGAAAGCTTGGGGACTACTGAAGCTACCAAAGATGCCTGAACTGAGGAATTTCTCAGGAGACAGGACGCTTGGGGTCGACATGGATTGGGATACGTATTCTTATAAGGATAAGCAACGGGAGAAGCGTCGTCTAGAGGTCCTCCAGGAGACGGCAGAAAATGGTCCTCAACAACAAGAAACGAATAAGAAACGTCCAAATGACAGCGTCTCGTGGAGCAACAATGCCGAGAACAAAAATAAGAAAGCAAAGCGACGAGACCAAAAGCAAGTCCGccaggagaagaaacgaTGGGAGAAAATGAccgatgaggagaagaagaaggcagaggacACTGAACAGATGGTGGAGCAGATCAAGGCAAAGAACGAAGAACAGCGGCAACTCAAGCGCGCCGCTGCAAAATCTAACAAAGATGTAAACGCCGATGGAGACGAAGAATTTGAAGGTTTCGACTGA
- a CDS encoding diacylglycerol/polyprenol kinase family protein (BUSCO:EOG09263OD3;~COG:I;~EggNog:ENOG410PFIS;~InterPro:IPR037997;~TransMembrane:7 (i143-160o172-189i210-230o236-257i269-290o335-356i368-385o);~go_function: GO:0004143 - diacylglycerol kinase activity [Evidence IEA]), with protein MSSARNPGAVPATPRVISPSPTPSEDRASSRSRNDYSAPTTRSAARRRQRLDEVTEESQDVTTDSSPTRSRRRKSRSKASKSEEIEALTARTNGHTPQTNGYLSPLSKADGTRLVDSISRSPSPLGLIPLHTRYRNFIHRHEIPRKLLHVSIGFLTLHLYSRGIQTHQITPWLFSTLVPIAATDILRHRSERINKIYIRCVGALMRETEVSGYNGVIWYLVGAYTVLRFFPKDIGVMGVLLLSWCDTAASTFGRIYGRYTYSLRKGKSLAGTLAAWAVGVVTAAAFWGWFVPYVGTFPSDPEGAFLYTGRINLIPDPVKRLIGWSVTSYTESSTVITGSLALGVMSVVSGVVAAGSEFIDLFGWDDNFTIPVLSGIGLWGFLKVFG; from the coding sequence ATGTCGTCGGCGCGAAATCCAGGAGCTGTGCCTGCGACACCAAGGGTTATCTCTCCATCGCCGACCCCATCAGAAGACAGAGCCTCATCAAGATCGCGGAACGATTATTCGGCACCGACAACACGTTCGGCAGCCCGACGGCGGCAGCGCCTTGACGAGGTTACAGAAGAGAGTCAGGATGTGACGACAGATTCTTCACCAACGCGATCACGTCGACGCAAATCTAGATCGAAGGCGTCTAAATCTGAAGAAATTGAGGCTTTAACAGCGCGAACGAACGGCCACACGCCGCAGACCAACGGCTACCTCTCTCCATTGTCGAAAGCTGACGGCACCCGGCTCGTCGACAGTATCTCGCGATCACCTTCCCCACTCGGCCTAATCCCTCTACACACGCGATATCGGAACTTTATCCACCGCCATGAGATTCCGCGGAAACTCCTTCACGTCTCGATCGGATTCCTGACACTTCACCTGTACAGCCGTGGTATCCAAACACACCAGATCACCCCGTGGCTCTTTTCAACTCTCGTCCCGATTGCCGCCACAGATATCCTGCGTCACCGGTCTGAGAGGATCAACAAGATCTATATCCGATGCGTGGGTGCACTCATGCGCGAAACCGAGGTCTCTGGCTACAACGGCGTGATCTGGTACCTGGTTGGCGCATATACTGTCCTTCGCTTCTTCCCCAAGGACATTGGGGTTATGGGcgtccttctcctctcctgGTGCGACACTGCCGCCTCCACTTTTGGCCGAATCTACGGCCGTTACACCTACAGCCTGCGTAAGGGAAAGAGTCTTGCGGGCACTCTAGCCGCCTGGGCTGTCGGCGTTGTCACCGCCGCCGCTTTCTGGGGCTGGTTCGTTCCATACGTCGGAACCTTCCCCAGTGACCCGGAAGGCGCTTTTCTATACACCGGCCGTATCAACCTGATACCGGACCCAGTGAAGCGTCTAATCGGCTGGTCGGTAACATCATATACCGAGAGCAGCACGGTTATCACCGGCTCGCTAGCACTAGGCGTCATGAGCGTTGTCTCCGGCGTCGTCGCTGCAGGCTCCGAATTTATTGATCTTTTCGGTTGGGATGACAATTTCACCATCCCCGTCTTGAGCGGTATTGGGCTATGGGGTTTCTTGAAGGTTTTTGGGTGA
- a CDS encoding Sds3 domain-containing protein (COG:S;~EggNog:ENOG410PMSZ;~InterPro:IPR013907;~PFAM:PF08598) has protein sequence MAYSPAPPSPGTGGSGPMMSNGLHSRGRSTSPPTSMPLSKRDKRRSALQERLHDLTASFSQNRDTQFRQQLHALQCDMTLINNADPYNPGPLPDSADEIAHLIENTVGGGKFAKEMASLAGMWYSRFVQEVNQVKADRDADLAMLVHRHNNNLERFQREYAFRAHFAEEEYDNLSSTLRERLVQTLSGKRARLMREKEHLDIADTNALLLHPNQFSITNPASPGGLHGNRKTRHTRHRVDLDELGNGIMSDHLNKRKRKAPEEDIGSPVRETPAERSKAQVAQQQLAPAYSIQSLFTEKELSAHANQAHIATVHFFSTSKRPDQPSGLATNGNNTDADEASGMDGTGAEDNGTPATDMARTASQNFHATRSTRTHGNHALNPLAELSDKPAVRPNLPYNILANYHARPSNSGAPPLPPLMNEEVDDDWIRMDKMQNKHLGHVDKNLIHLLVEQTPPEIDGIPHNPNRFNLLHPDFPTEVGMHLYPLRKDGESNERAKKARIG, from the exons ATGGCTTATTCTCCCGCTCCCCCTTCTCCTGGAACTGGAGGCAGCGGGCCCATGATGTCAAATGGCTTGCACTCGAGGGGCCGATCGACCAGCCCTCCAACCAGCATGCCGCTTTCGAAGCGGGACAAGCGACGCAGCGCGCTACAAGAGCGCCTTCACGATCTTACGGCCTCGTTCAGCCAGAACCGTGATACTCAGTTTCGCCAGCAATTGCACGCTCTTCAGTGCGATATGACCCTTATCAACAATGCTGATCCTTACAATCCGGGCCCTCTCCCTGATTCGGCGGATGAAATTGCCCACCTGATTGAGAACACGGTTGGAGGCGGCAAATTCGCGAAAGAGATGGCTAGCTTAGCGGGCATGTGGTATTCTCGCTTTGTTCAGGAAGTTAACCAGGTCAAGGCAGATCGAGATGCTGATCTCGCTATGTTGGTG CACCGCCATAATAATAATCTGGAAAGATTCCAGCGAGAATATGCGTTTCGCGCGCATTTtgcggaagaagaatacgACAATCTCTCGTCAACCCTCCGCGAGCGTCTTGTGCAGACGCTTTCAGGCAAGCGGGCTCGCCTCAtgagagaaaaagagcatCTTGACATCGCGGACACAAAtgccctccttcttcaccctaACCAAttcagcatcaccaaccCTGCCAGCCCTGGTGGACTTCACGGGAACCGCAAAACCAGACATACTCGCCATCGCGTGGATCTCGATGAATTAGGCAACGGGATCATGTCGGATCATCTCAataagagaaagagaaaggcTCCGGAGGAAGATATCGGGTCGCCAGTCCGTGAGACCCCGGCGGAGCGTTCAAAGGCCCAAgtagcccagcagcaacttGCGCCGGCGTACTCTATTCAGTCTCTCTTTACAGAGAAGGAACTCAGTGCACATGCGAACCAGGCACACATTGCCACCGTTCATTTCTTTTCTACGTCCAAACGTCCCGACCAACCCTCAGGCCTGGCAACTAATGGGAACAATACGGATGCGGATGAGGCATCCGGCATGGATGGCACCGGTGCCGAGGACAACGGCACTCCCGCCACCGATATGGCGCGAACCGCGAGCCAGAATTTCCATGCTACACGTTCGACCCGGACGCATGGCAACCACGCTCTCAACCCGCTGGCCGAGCTTTCCGATAAGCCAGCTGTTCGTCCGAATCTCCCTTACAATATCCTAGCCAACTATCACGCTCGGCCTAGCAACAGCGGTGCTCCCCCACTACCTCCGCTAATGAATGAAGAAGTGGACGATGATTGGATCCGTATGGATAAAATGCAGAACAAGCATTTGGGACATGTCGATAAGAACCTCATTCATCTCCTAGTTGAGCAAACTCCGCCGGAAATCGATGGAATCCCACACAACCCGAACCGgttcaacctcctccatcccGACTTCCCAACCGAGGTGGGTATGCATCTATACCCCCTTCGAAAAGACGGGGAGAGCAACGAGCGTgccaagaaggcgaggatAGGATGA
- a CDS encoding uncharacterized protein (COG:S;~EggNog:ENOG410PN8R), whose translation MYSPQCHGPCLSASTTVRNSTPVMRSTLPSDPPSDASAEAGTSRQGIVTPSSQHHTQQRRPLSPSYSNSQRPRTPISLSQSPGSGRLKRRASQGSLLTKPSSVSRFLSRSSASFHPPSVDISGSVTKSYNRTADFHTNSIDSRLRISTASSSLAARTTQSSPRAWESTGKDDYPATLPPTPPEDDDHIAWSPRNNMLLFESHINRDPGLIPMDEGPNMDTTSGTMHSDTLGSPSDNISPSSSGGSPQSSSGDMDCDPSSWLESSVQATLSSLPFSNARGEAAKIVYQMLPYPSPPTDCHTDKPASPEINESIFCSIVQAVQHRLQHGQSPYINVTHAVPEQFSLSNLPHSPPSTPHSLAPADDYFRPTAVFSSAAVVSAYHDFRGPIQVKTPHFPMPIVPPSSVHISVLERYLPPSSTQEYKDLFSSNRPSFLVDRLSELSPDGGSLLFIYPTRRGASTFKSQYLGPILDPLLRQLVVVNELSAEIGRYLGKVSAVAHMDDFDTMRENLDHLCDSMSSSSSRFNIVDARKGSVRLDRKLWSEWYIHQDKTRMKEVISLYWQNSRRLPGSKPTLNTPGYHRMENKEVTSAMLLSEIIDGIRRRPYEMEPRDGIELGIFVIRRSH comes from the exons ATGTATTCTCCACAGTGTCATGGACCTTGTCTGTCTGCCTCAACAACAGTGCGAAATAGTACTCCTGTCATGCGTTCGACGCTTCCCTCAGATCCTCCATCAGATGCATCCGCTGAAGCCGGCACATCGCGTCAAGGCATCGTGACACCGTCCAGTCAACATCATACCCAACAGCGTCGACCTTTATCACCTTCATATTCAAACTCTCAACGTCCACGCACTCCAATATCTTTGTCCCAGAGCCCAGGCTCGGGTCGACTCAAGCGTCGCGCTTCACAGGGCTCGCTCCtaaccaaaccatcttctGTCTCTCGCTTCCTATCTCGCAGCAGCGCCTCTTTCCATCCTCCCTCCGTCGATATCTCTGGCTCGGTCACTAAATCCTATAACCGCACCGCCGACTTCCATACAAACTCCATTGACTCGCGTCTCCGGATTTCCACTGCTTCGAGTTCGCTGGCGGCTCGAACCACGCAGTCCTCCCCGCGGGCGTGGGAATCGACAGGCAAGGACGATTATCCCGCAACTCtaccaccaacaccacccgAAGACGACGATCATATTGCGTGGAGCCCTCGGAACAATATGCTACTGTTTGAATCGCACATCAACCGGGACCCGGGGCTAATACCCATGGATGAAGGTCCCAACATGGATACCACTTCTGGGACAATGCATTCGGATACATTGGGCAGCCCGTCGGATAACATATCACCCTCAAGTTCTGGCGGAAGTCCACAGTCTTCTAGCGGCGACATGGACTGCGACCCAAGCTCATGGCTAGAGAGCAGTGTGCAAGCAACTT TGTCTTCGTTGCCGTTTTCAAATGCCCGAGGGGAAGCCGCCAAAATTGTTTACCAAATGCTTCCATATCCAAGCCCTCCTACAGATTGCCACACCGACAAACCTGCGAGTCCCGAGATTAACGAGAGTATTTTCTGTTCCATTGTGCAGGCAGTTCAGCACCGCTTACAGCATGGGCAATCTCCATATATCAACGTCACCCATGCAGTCCCGGAGCAGTTCAGCCTTTCGAACCTccctcattctcctcccagCACACCTCACTCGTTGGCCCCGGCCGACGACTATTTTAGACCGACTGCAGTATTTTCCAGCGCGGCCGTGGTCTCAGCGTACCACGACTTTCGAGGCCCGATTCAGGTTAAGACACCGCATTTTCCGATGCCAATTGTCCCACCATCCAGTGTTCATATTTCAGTCCTCGAACGCTACCTACCCCCGTCCTCAACTCAAGAATACAAAGACCTCTTTTCTTCCAACCGGCCCTCTTTTCTTGTCGACCGGTTAAGTGAGCTTTCGCCTGACGGTGGCTCGCTGCTCTTCATCTATCCCACCAGGCGAGGTGCATCGACTTTCAAGTCGCAGTATCTAGGGCCCATCCTCGACCCCTTACTGCGGCAGCTCGTCGTGGTGAACGAATTGTCAGCAGAGATCGGTCGCTACCTAGGCAAAGTTTCCGCGGTCGCTCACATGGACGATTTTGATACCATGCGGGAAAACCTCGACCACCTTTGCGACTCAATGagttcatcctcctctcggTTCAACATTGTGGATGCCCGCAAAGGTAGTGTTCGACTTGACCGAAAACTTTGGTCAGAATGGTATATCCACCAAGATAAGACCCGAATGAAGGAAGTGATCAGCCTCTATTGGCAGAACAGCCGTCGTCTTCCAGGGTCAAAGCCGACACTAAACACCCCCGGCTATCATCGCATGGAGAATAAAGAGGTGACGTCTGCTATGCTGCTCAGTGAGATTATCGATGGTATCCGAAGGCGACCATATGAGATGGAGCCTCGAGATGGAATTGAACTCGGCATCTTCGTGATTCGCCGATCTCACTAA